The Clavelina lepadiformis chromosome 1, kaClaLepa1.1, whole genome shotgun sequence genome segment CTGAATCTAAGGAGCCGTAAGTTTACTATTCAGTGGAACGCTTGTAGAGCAAATCATGCTAATAGTTTCGCCATTGCCATAATTGTCGTTTCCTCCATAGCGTCCTATTCCTAAATCATGTATAAAAATTTCTCTGATTTTGAAAAGGCTTCTTTCTTTTTGCATGTAGGTACGGCAACAGTAAAGGGTAATATAGATTATAAAAATCGATCTACACGATGCAAAGCAGACGTTCGTCAATGACATTCTTGCTGCTGATCTGTTTCTGTCGCTCCACAAAAGCGGGCTCTGACACTGAACTGGAAACCTTGCAAGAAGGGATCAAAGACAGCGTTTTACGAGATCTGCGAAACGCAAAATACGCCTGCCCTTTCGGAAAGTATCCAGCACCCACCGGTAAATGTGAAAGTTGCGAGGAGCTTTGCCAATCGAAGAACCAAAACTGCTTCATCGAGTGCAAAGGTATGCTGCTTGAATGCAACAACTGTGTTTGAAGATGTTCGTAGAACAAGTTGTGATACTAATCTTCATATTAATATCAATCATATTTTTCAGTTACTTTCATGCAAAACTACGTCTTACCAATTGAGAAGAAAGTATACGAAGAAAAACTGGCTGTAACCAAAGCTATATTGGTTGGTTTACTTGAGCAGGAAAAAATTGATACAATCAACGCTATTGCCAAAGTAAATGTCACACAACTGCAGATAAAGTCCGTTTTGACGAAGttagaaaataaattcaaagaaGAGCTGAACGCTTTAAAATACAACCTCAGTGTAATACAGCAAACCATGAAAGATCTTTCAACAACTAACACAGTTTTTACTGCCCTCGGCGTTGCTATTTTCTCAGTATTTCTGAATGTGATACTACTATTTCTGGTTGTGTGCAAAAAAACGTGTAAAGGAAAAAGGGttacaaaaaaactttacaagATGACTGAATGTACGCAGCCGCTACGTCATGCCACTAACAAACGCTCTGATAACACCACTGAAATTTCGTATAGCGGAGTACAAGCATTGCA includes the following:
- the LOC143468800 gene encoding uncharacterized protein LOC143468800, producing the protein MQSRRSSMTFLLLICFCRSTKAGSDTELETLQEGIKDSVLRDLRNAKYACPFGKYPAPTGKCESCEELCQSKNQNCFIECKVTFMQNYVLPIEKKVYEEKLAVTKAILVGLLEQEKIDTINAIAKVNVTQLQIKSVLTKLENKFKEELNALKYNLSVIQQTMKDLSTTNTVFTALGVAIFSVFLNVILLFLVVCKKTCKGKRVTKKLYKMTECTQPLRHATNKRSDNTTEISYSGVQALQDFSSEMIAQGPAQPTSGTDPFENGTASLHNSKLTDPKSSK